A single window of Deltaproteobacteria bacterium DNA harbors:
- the rpsB gene encoding 30S ribosomal protein S2: MAYVTMKQMLETGVHFGHQTRRWNPKMRPYIFGARKGIHIIDLQQTVKLYRKAHDFMAETVARGGKVIFVGTKRQAQDVIKAEAERCGMFHVTNRWLGGTLTNYQTIRTSIARLKKLEGMFEDGSVNRFLKKEIVGMEREVTKLNLTLGGIKDMEEPPAVAFIIDPHREEIAVKECRKLGIPIVAVVDTNCDPDLIDYVIPGNDDAIRAIKLFAGAMADACIEGLASAKDEMPQQTKAASETVEIPVAAAAPEADEASEEEY; this comes from the coding sequence ATGGCTTATGTAACGATGAAACAAATGCTGGAGACCGGCGTCCATTTTGGTCATCAGACCCGGCGCTGGAACCCCAAAATGCGGCCCTACATTTTCGGGGCACGCAAGGGCATCCATATCATTGACCTGCAGCAGACCGTGAAGCTGTACCGCAAGGCCCACGATTTCATGGCCGAGACCGTGGCGCGCGGCGGCAAGGTCATTTTTGTCGGCACCAAGCGCCAGGCCCAGGACGTGATCAAGGCCGAGGCCGAACGCTGCGGCATGTTCCATGTCACCAACCGCTGGCTGGGCGGCACGCTGACCAACTACCAGACCATCCGCACCAGCATCGCCCGCCTGAAAAAGCTGGAAGGCATGTTCGAGGACGGCTCCGTGAACCGCTTCCTGAAAAAGGAAATCGTCGGCATGGAGCGCGAGGTGACCAAGCTCAACCTGACCCTGGGCGGCATCAAGGACATGGAAGAACCGCCGGCGGTGGCCTTCATCATCGACCCGCACCGTGAAGAAATCGCGGTCAAGGAATGCCGCAAGCTGGGCATCCCGATCGTGGCCGTGGTCGACACCAACTGCGATCCCGACCTGATCGACTATGTCATCCCTGGCAACGACGACGCCATCCGGGCCATCAAGCTTTTTGCCGGCGCCATGGCCGACGCCTGCATCGAGGGCCTGGCCAGCGCCAAGGACGAGATGCCCCAGCAGACCAAGGCCGCATCCGAAACCGTTGAAATTCCGGTCGCGGCCGCGGCCCCCGAGGCCGACGAAGCCAGTGAAGAGGAATATTAA
- a CDS encoding elongation factor Ts, whose translation MSITASMVKDLRERTGVGMMDCKKALTECDGDEEKAIAWLREKGLSKAAKKAGRETSEGLITILLADDGKSAAMSELKCETDFVAKNEEFIALAEGIAKLALEKKTGDMAALPAEATDLTGLIGKIGENMQTGRLAFMELSGPGVIGSYVHSNKKLGVLVELTGDATPEMAKDIAMQVAAANPICVTPDQIPTETLDQEKEIYLNQAKEEGKPAQIAEKIVEGRIRKYYQEVCLREQVFIKDDKKTIKDILGKNAAVARFFRFAVGA comes from the coding sequence ATGAGCATTACAGCATCTATGGTCAAAGACCTGCGCGAACGCACCGGCGTGGGCATGATGGATTGCAAGAAGGCCCTGACCGAATGTGACGGCGACGAGGAAAAGGCCATTGCCTGGCTGCGCGAAAAGGGCCTGTCCAAGGCCGCCAAAAAAGCCGGCCGCGAAACTTCCGAAGGCCTGATCACCATCCTCCTGGCCGATGACGGCAAGTCCGCCGCCATGAGCGAGCTCAAATGCGAAACGGACTTCGTGGCCAAGAACGAAGAGTTCATCGCCCTGGCCGAAGGCATCGCCAAACTGGCCCTGGAAAAGAAAACCGGAGACATGGCGGCCTTGCCGGCCGAAGCCACGGACCTCACCGGTCTCATCGGCAAAATCGGTGAAAACATGCAGACCGGCCGACTGGCCTTCATGGAACTGTCCGGCCCCGGCGTCATCGGCAGCTATGTCCATTCCAACAAAAAATTGGGTGTTCTGGTCGAGCTGACCGGCGATGCCACCCCGGAAATGGCCAAGGATATCGCCATGCAGGTCGCGGCCGCCAATCCCATCTGCGTGACCCCGGACCAGATCCCGACCGAAACCCTGGACCAGGAAAAGGAAATCTACCTGAATCAGGCCAAGGAAGAGGGCAAGCCGGCTCAGATCGCCGAAAAAATCGTCGAGGGTCGCATCCGCAAATACTATCAGGAAGTCTGTCTGCGCGAGCAGGTCTTCATCAAGGACGACAAGAAGACCATCAAGGACATTCTCGGGAAAAACGCCGCCGTGGCTCGGTTCTTCCGATTCGCGGTGGGCGCATAA
- a CDS encoding UMP kinase has product MEKLRYGRVMLKLSGEALAGDQGFGIDPQTIQDICQEVAAAASIGVQLSLVIGGGNIFRGVSVSSKGMDRASADYMGMLATVMNALAVQDALEKQNITTRVMTAIDMKEVAEPYIRRRAIRHLEKGRVVICAAGTGIPYFTTDTAAVIRAMELKCEAILKATRVSGVYDKDPEKHDDAVMYTSLTYLDVLQQRLRVMDSAAISLCMDNKLPIGVFNLFVPGNIKRVVMGEDIGTIVKGD; this is encoded by the coding sequence ATGGAAAAACTCCGTTACGGCCGGGTCATGCTCAAGTTGAGCGGCGAAGCCCTGGCCGGCGACCAAGGCTTTGGCATCGACCCCCAGACCATCCAGGACATCTGTCAGGAAGTGGCCGCGGCGGCCAGCATTGGCGTGCAACTCAGCTTGGTCATTGGCGGGGGGAATATTTTCCGGGGCGTTTCGGTTTCGTCCAAGGGCATGGACCGGGCCTCGGCCGACTACATGGGCATGCTGGCCACGGTCATGAACGCCCTGGCCGTGCAGGACGCCTTGGAAAAACAGAACATCACCACCCGCGTCATGACCGCCATCGACATGAAGGAAGTGGCCGAGCCCTACATTCGCCGCCGCGCCATCCGCCATTTGGAAAAAGGACGCGTGGTCATCTGCGCCGCCGGCACCGGCATCCCCTATTTCACCACGGACACGGCGGCCGTGATCCGGGCCATGGAACTCAAGTGCGAGGCCATCCTCAAGGCCACCAGGGTCAGCGGCGTCTACGACAAGGACCCCGAAAAGCATGACGACGCAGTCATGTACACCAGCCTGACCTATCTGGACGTCCTGCAACAGCGTCTGCGGGTCATGGATTCCGCCGCCATTTCCCTGTGCATGGACAACAAACTGCCCATCGGCGTGTTCAATCTTTTCGTGCCCGGCAACATCAAACGGGTCGTCATGGGCGAGGATATCGGAACCATCGTCAAAGGAGACTAG